From Enterococcus mediterraneensis, the proteins below share one genomic window:
- the argJ gene encoding bifunctional glutamate N-acetyltransferase/amino-acid acetyltransferase ArgJ, with product MKELRLPQGFYAGGIRGGLKEKNLDIGFVFSHVVCQAAGVFTQNQLAAAPVQLSRQVLQDGRLQGIIVNSGNANAVTGQQGIADAQKMQLLFAKIAGVSPELIAVSSTGIIGRQLPMEKIEKAIIKLDVREKNLADFEQAIMTTDTQKKAASATLQIDNKQIQITGIVKGSGMIHPNMGTMLAFILTDAEIPADRLSFLLKQAVDNSFNQVTVDGEASTNDSCYLMANGASGVVLEPDSVEEHQFYAALEQIMIQMAKQVAQDGEGATKLLEVQILGAPSLQMARVIAKEIAGSMLVKTAMFGADPNWGRIMSAAGNGGFPLESKKINLKIGAHTVLKEGTLSVYDENKLRQYLQGSMVVITVDLQDGHEQATAWGCDLSYEYIKINGLYHA from the coding sequence ATGAAAGAACTTCGATTGCCACAAGGTTTTTATGCTGGTGGGATCCGCGGCGGATTGAAAGAAAAAAATCTGGATATCGGTTTTGTTTTTTCCCATGTTGTATGTCAAGCTGCGGGTGTTTTTACACAAAATCAACTAGCGGCGGCGCCAGTCCAGCTTTCTCGACAAGTGCTGCAAGATGGCCGCTTGCAAGGAATTATTGTAAATTCCGGCAATGCTAATGCCGTGACAGGACAGCAGGGAATCGCAGACGCGCAAAAGATGCAGCTGCTGTTTGCAAAGATTGCCGGAGTCTCGCCAGAGCTGATCGCTGTCAGTTCTACAGGAATCATAGGTCGTCAATTGCCGATGGAGAAAATTGAAAAGGCTATCATAAAATTAGATGTCCGCGAAAAAAATCTTGCGGATTTTGAGCAGGCGATCATGACTACCGATACCCAAAAGAAAGCTGCCAGCGCTACACTTCAAATCGATAATAAGCAGATCCAGATCACAGGGATTGTCAAAGGTTCTGGGATGATCCATCCAAATATGGGTACGATGTTAGCATTTATTCTGACGGATGCAGAGATTCCAGCGGATCGATTATCCTTCTTATTGAAACAAGCTGTCGATAACAGTTTTAATCAAGTGACCGTCGACGGTGAAGCTTCCACTAACGACAGCTGCTATTTGATGGCAAACGGTGCGTCAGGTGTCGTATTGGAACCGGATTCTGTGGAAGAACACCAGTTTTATGCGGCTCTTGAACAGATTATGATCCAAATGGCGAAGCAAGTCGCTCAAGATGGTGAAGGGGCTACAAAACTTTTAGAAGTCCAAATCTTAGGTGCTCCTTCCTTGCAAATGGCGCGTGTGATCGCTAAGGAAATTGCGGGATCAATGCTGGTAAAAACAGCGATGTTCGGTGCAGATCCCAACTGGGGGCGAATTATGTCTGCAGCAGGCAATGGAGGATTTCCGCTTGAATCCAAAAAAATCAACTTGAAAATCGGTGCGCACACTGTTTTAAAAGAAGGTACACTTAGCGTTTATGATGAAAACAAGCTGCGCCAATATCTGCAAGGTTCCATGGTCGTCATCACCGTCGATCTGCAAGATGGCCACGAACAAGCAACTGCTTGGGGCTGTGATCTAAGTTATGAGTATATAAAAATCAATGGACTTTACCATGCTTAG
- a CDS encoding C39 family peptidase yields MAKRKQRKQRHPFLILIGFFLILASAFLFSHQESFSFSQISQETFSKNANQHLDDEGFKTPLLLQTDERWKDLAYGTGEENDIAHNGCALLSLSMVLSHWRQTTIDPQEIFSWAQNRYFVEGAGTAWSIFPDFANQYQLTYHDLGNDFQKAQSYLEQDIPVIASVTAGDFTDGGHILVLARMTGTEIRVLDPNDDPEKNHFKQNFSTEEIQNQAIHYWTFTN; encoded by the coding sequence ATGGCTAAACGTAAACAACGCAAACAGCGCCATCCTTTCTTGATTTTGATTGGGTTCTTTCTTATACTGGCGAGCGCCTTTTTGTTCAGCCATCAAGAATCATTTTCCTTCTCTCAGATTTCCCAAGAAACTTTCAGTAAGAACGCGAATCAGCACTTAGATGATGAAGGATTCAAGACACCGTTGCTGCTGCAAACAGATGAACGGTGGAAAGATCTTGCTTACGGTACCGGTGAAGAAAATGATATTGCCCATAACGGCTGCGCCCTTTTGTCGTTAAGTATGGTATTGTCTCATTGGCGGCAAACAACCATCGATCCGCAGGAAATCTTTTCATGGGCACAAAATCGGTACTTCGTTGAAGGTGCGGGAACTGCTTGGAGTATTTTTCCTGATTTCGCCAACCAGTATCAGCTGACTTACCATGATTTAGGCAACGATTTTCAAAAAGCTCAAAGTTATCTGGAACAAGATATCCCCGTTATCGCATCTGTGACTGCCGGAGATTTTACCGATGGTGGACATATCTTGGTTTTAGCTAGAATGACAGGCACAGAAATTCGTGTACTTGATCCTAATGATGATCCTGAGAAAAATCATTTCAAACAAAATTTTTCAACGGAAGAAATCCAAAATCAAGCGATCCATTATTGGACATTCACGAATTGA
- a CDS encoding redox-sensing transcriptional repressor Rex, which produces MKEHNIPKATAKRLPLYYRYLRILNNAGKKKVSSTELSEAVQVDSATIRRDFSYFGELGKRGYGYDVEDLMNFFARTLNDDHMTNVALVGVGNLGSALLKYKFHQSNSIRVSAAFDVNEEIVGRIVDGIPVYPMEDMAEQIKIQQIEIAILTVPAEHSQSIVNQLVDFGIKGILNFTPARLNAPKDVLIQNVDLTNELQTLIYFLHSGHVMETDSEE; this is translated from the coding sequence GTGAAAGAACACAACATTCCTAAAGCTACTGCCAAACGGTTGCCATTATATTATCGCTATTTACGAATCTTAAATAATGCTGGAAAGAAAAAAGTTTCTTCTACAGAATTGAGTGAAGCAGTACAAGTCGACAGCGCAACGATTCGCCGTGATTTTTCTTACTTCGGTGAATTAGGAAAACGCGGATACGGCTACGATGTCGAAGATCTGATGAACTTCTTTGCCAGAACCCTTAATGACGACCACATGACGAATGTGGCATTAGTAGGTGTCGGAAATCTCGGCAGCGCGCTGTTGAAATACAAATTCCATCAAAGCAACAGTATCCGTGTAAGTGCGGCGTTTGACGTGAACGAAGAAATCGTCGGACGGATTGTAGACGGTATCCCCGTTTACCCAATGGAAGATATGGCGGAACAAATCAAGATCCAACAGATCGAGATCGCCATTTTGACAGTTCCAGCTGAACATTCTCAAAGTATTGTCAATCAATTAGTCGATTTCGGAATCAAAGGGATCTTGAACTTTACACCGGCGCGCTTGAACGCACCAAAAGATGTCTTGATCCAAAATGTTGATCTAACCAATGAGTTGCAGACATTGATCTATTTCCTTCATTCTGGTCATGTCATGGAAACCGATAGCGAAGAATAA
- a CDS encoding TIGR03943 family putative permease subunit produces MLRFLILSGYFELMMYLQVSGKLDQFINVHYRYLAIISMILSLLLALVQLFRWVKNDQEEHDHHGADHDHGLKKPHQRAIAYILLALPIMVGLLFPTVSLDTTIVQAKGFQFPVSQESVGDPEVQTQYLQPNTSLYYNKSDYQKQMDKLMKKYSKDGVLQITDENYLDVMELIYNYPSEFLGRKIIYQGFIYHAKQDAAENNFVFRFGIIHCVADSGVFGLLVHLPKGVTVKNDEWVRVEGTIGTDFYQPLKRELPTVAAAKVVKISAPKNQYVYHSF; encoded by the coding sequence ATGCTGCGATTTTTGATTCTATCAGGATATTTTGAATTAATGATGTATTTGCAAGTCAGCGGCAAATTAGATCAATTCATCAATGTCCATTATCGTTATTTAGCAATCATCTCGATGATCTTATCTTTATTACTGGCATTAGTCCAATTGTTCCGCTGGGTAAAAAACGATCAAGAAGAGCACGATCATCATGGTGCAGATCATGACCACGGATTGAAAAAACCTCATCAGCGGGCGATCGCTTATATTTTACTGGCGCTGCCTATCATGGTAGGTCTGCTGTTTCCGACAGTCAGTCTGGATACGACGATCGTACAGGCAAAAGGATTTCAATTTCCCGTCAGTCAAGAATCCGTCGGGGATCCAGAGGTGCAGACACAATATCTACAGCCGAATACCAGTCTGTATTACAATAAATCAGATTATCAAAAGCAGATGGACAAACTGATGAAAAAATATAGCAAAGATGGTGTTTTGCAGATCACCGATGAAAATTATCTTGATGTCATGGAATTGATCTACAATTATCCAAGCGAATTTCTCGGTCGCAAGATCATTTATCAAGGTTTTATTTATCACGCGAAACAAGACGCAGCTGAAAACAATTTCGTCTTTCGCTTTGGCATCATCCACTGTGTCGCAGATTCCGGCGTCTTTGGTCTGTTGGTTCATTTACCAAAAGGCGTTACAGTAAAAAATGACGAGTGGGTCCGTGTCGAAGGGACGATCGGCACAGATTTTTATCAACCGCTAAAACGGGAGCTGCCAACCGTTGCTGCTGCAAAAGTAGTAAAAATCAGCGCACCAAAAAATCAATATGTCTATCACTCCTTTTAA
- a CDS encoding ABC-F family ATP-binding cassette domain-containing protein: MILLQANQIARLFGAEVLFENIHLEIDSHSRIALVGRNGAGKSTLLKILAGIEAPDRGTIAKNKNATLGYLAQDTGLDSDETVWNEMLKAFDAVRQMEARMRELEINISQASPEDAGYDSLLKEYDHLQHEFSDKNGYGYENEIRSVLHGFQFDESFYAQPIATLSGGQKTRLALARMLLQHPDILILDEPTNHLDIDTLAWLENYLQGYSGALLIVSHDRYFLDKVANEVYELSRQKMRHYKGNYSRYLELKAEQLTSEWKAYEKQQQEINKLEDFVAKNLVRASTTKRAQSRRKQLEKMERLDRPQGKEKSAHFLFDIDKVSGNVVLQLEDAAIGYSDGEVLAAPIDLDVRRKDAIALVGPNGIGKSTLLKSLIGKLPFLKDTPHLGANVSIGYYDQGQAELNTNKTILQELWDEHPTTPEVEIRNVLGGFLFSGEDVDKPIALLSGGEKARVALAKLSMNRENFLILDEPTNHLDIDNKEVLENALIDYEGTLLFVSHDRYFINRIATKVIELSKDGSRLFLGDYDYYLEKKKEEAEIAALLAEETAEKSISTGKRSFQQTKESQKLLRNLKRKIAEVEEQMAELDEKIAQLEQAMASPEVLDDHVRLNEMNTELEQARQKQEELLTQWEDFSLELEEIEES; encoded by the coding sequence ATGATTTTACTACAAGCTAATCAGATCGCTCGCCTATTTGGGGCGGAGGTCTTATTTGAAAATATCCATCTAGAAATCGACTCTCATTCTCGCATCGCTCTCGTTGGCAGAAACGGTGCCGGTAAATCCACACTATTGAAAATCTTGGCTGGAATCGAAGCACCGGATCGAGGAACGATCGCTAAGAATAAAAACGCGACATTGGGTTATTTAGCTCAAGATACTGGTTTGGATTCTGATGAGACAGTTTGGAACGAAATGCTGAAAGCCTTTGACGCCGTCCGTCAAATGGAAGCCCGTATGCGTGAATTAGAGATCAATATCAGCCAAGCATCCCCTGAAGATGCCGGTTACGACAGTTTGTTAAAAGAATACGATCATCTGCAACATGAATTTTCCGATAAAAACGGTTATGGCTATGAAAATGAGATTCGCTCTGTCCTCCATGGATTTCAATTTGACGAATCTTTTTATGCACAGCCCATCGCTACCCTCTCCGGCGGTCAAAAAACACGACTAGCTTTAGCCCGCATGCTTTTACAGCATCCTGATATCTTGATCCTGGATGAACCGACGAACCATTTAGATATCGATACATTGGCTTGGCTGGAAAATTATTTGCAAGGGTATTCCGGCGCGCTGCTGATTGTTTCCCATGACCGTTATTTTTTAGACAAAGTCGCCAATGAAGTCTACGAACTCAGCCGCCAAAAAATGCGCCATTATAAAGGAAATTACAGCCGCTATCTTGAATTGAAAGCTGAACAGCTGACTAGCGAATGGAAAGCCTACGAGAAACAACAGCAGGAAATCAATAAATTGGAAGATTTCGTCGCTAAAAATCTAGTACGGGCATCAACGACAAAACGCGCGCAAAGCCGACGCAAACAACTGGAAAAAATGGAACGGTTGGACCGCCCGCAAGGCAAAGAAAAATCTGCTCATTTTCTGTTTGATATCGATAAAGTTTCCGGCAATGTGGTCTTGCAGTTGGAAGACGCCGCCATCGGTTATTCTGACGGCGAAGTACTGGCAGCACCGATCGATCTGGATGTCCGCCGCAAAGATGCTATCGCATTAGTAGGACCGAACGGTATCGGCAAATCGACATTATTGAAATCACTGATCGGTAAATTGCCTTTTCTTAAAGATACGCCGCATTTAGGAGCGAATGTTTCTATCGGTTATTATGACCAAGGGCAAGCTGAACTGAATACGAATAAAACGATCTTGCAAGAACTATGGGATGAACATCCTACTACTCCGGAAGTCGAGATCCGCAATGTTTTAGGCGGCTTTTTATTTTCCGGAGAAGACGTGGACAAACCCATTGCATTATTGAGCGGCGGTGAAAAAGCCCGTGTCGCGCTGGCCAAATTATCGATGAACCGTGAAAATTTCTTGATTTTGGACGAACCTACCAACCATTTGGATATCGACAACAAAGAAGTCTTGGAAAATGCGCTGATTGATTACGAAGGTACCTTGCTTTTTGTTTCCCATGACCGCTATTTCATCAATCGGATCGCTACGAAAGTCATCGAATTGTCCAAAGACGGCAGCCGTCTGTTTTTAGGAGATTATGATTATTATTTAGAAAAGAAAAAAGAAGAAGCCGAAATTGCCGCGCTTTTAGCAGAAGAAACTGCTGAAAAAAGTATTTCCACCGGCAAGCGCTCCTTCCAGCAAACCAAAGAAAGTCAAAAACTCCTGCGAAACCTAAAACGAAAGATTGCAGAAGTTGAAGAACAAATGGCTGAATTAGATGAAAAGATCGCTCAATTGGAACAAGCGATGGCTTCTCCTGAAGTATTGGATGACCATGTTCGATTGAATGAAATGAATACTGAATTGGAACAAGCCCGCCAAAAACAGGAAGAGCTTTTGACCCAATGGGAAGATTTCAGCTTGGAATTGGAAGAAATTGAAGAAAGCTGA
- a CDS encoding permease: MFDHLPNSVLQMSMIFLSIVIEAFPFVLLGCIISGALFVFLTPERVNKFLPKNKFASILVGCFLGVFFPSCECGIVPIVNQFVKKDVPEHTAFAFMLTAPIVNPIVIFSTFIAFGNSARYAFLRVIGSIFVAIVIGTWLAYINKKPILKASAFQTDHDHHHQGHEEHDGPQKKPAFLQQVKSMLYHSVDEFFDTGRYLMIGGLLAALMQTYLPTGVMLTLGSNKILAVLVMLVLAVTMSLCSEADAFIGSSLLSLFGAGPVVGFLVFGPMVDIKNLLMMNRYFNGRFIVSMVAIIMLCVTGYALLV; this comes from the coding sequence ATGTTTGATCATCTTCCTAATTCTGTTTTACAGATGAGCATGATTTTTTTATCCATCGTGATCGAAGCCTTTCCGTTCGTTCTGCTGGGCTGTATCATATCCGGCGCGCTGTTCGTCTTTTTGACACCGGAACGCGTCAATAAATTCTTACCTAAAAATAAATTTGCTTCTATTTTGGTTGGCTGTTTTTTAGGGGTATTTTTCCCATCTTGTGAGTGTGGGATCGTACCGATCGTCAACCAGTTCGTAAAAAAAGACGTTCCTGAGCATACAGCGTTTGCGTTTATGCTGACGGCGCCTATCGTGAATCCAATCGTGATTTTTTCAACATTTATCGCCTTTGGAAATTCTGCCCGTTATGCGTTTTTGCGAGTGATTGGCAGTATTTTTGTGGCGATCGTTATCGGAACCTGGCTGGCGTATATCAACAAAAAACCGATCTTGAAAGCTTCTGCTTTCCAAACAGATCATGACCATCACCATCAGGGCCATGAAGAACATGACGGTCCGCAGAAAAAACCTGCTTTTTTGCAGCAAGTCAAAAGTATGCTTTATCACAGTGTGGACGAGTTTTTTGATACCGGTCGTTACTTGATGATCGGCGGATTGTTGGCGGCATTGATGCAGACGTATCTGCCGACTGGCGTGATGTTGACATTAGGCAGCAATAAAATTTTAGCAGTCTTAGTGATGTTGGTATTGGCAGTGACGATGTCATTGTGCTCAGAAGCAGACGCTTTTATCGGCTCTTCATTGTTGAGCCTGTTTGGTGCCGGTCCAGTCGTTGGCTTTCTTGTTTTTGGGCCAATGGTAGATATTAAAAATCTTTTGATGATGAACCGCTATTTTAACGGCAGATTCATCGTATCGATGGTTGCCATCATCATGCTGTGCGTGACTGGCTACGCATTGTTGGTATAG
- the asnB gene encoding asparagine synthase (glutamine-hydrolyzing): MCGIVGFINHADIEQKNKTIKEMMDTIIHRGPNSSGQHVDEGAALGFRRLSIIDLEGGTQPIYNEDGKLVITFNGEIYNYQAIREDLIAKGHVFTTHADTEVLLHGYEEYGVELLQKIRGMFAFVIWDAEKQELFGARDHFGIKPLYYTQMNGTFMYGSEIKSFLKHPDFVKELNKEALKPYMTFQYSALDETFFKNVYRIKEGHYFIYKDGKLTIEQYWDVKEKETNLTLEETVDLIDETVVESINAHRIADVEVGAFLSSGVDSSYVTSVLRPEHSYSIGFGDKTYNESVEAKKLTDMIGLNNTARVVTGEEAFEYFPIIQYHLDEPDSNPSCVPLYFLAELASRDVRVVLSGEGADELFAGYQAYGMNSHSKVVKVVAEGLKKLPKGMRYKLAKGFKGKTFHGALHLYTSLAPAEEFFIGQAKVFEESEAVDILQPTYQGSPSVKEIVDVHYQKVQDMSEIKKMQYLDMHQWMPKDILLKADKLSMASSLELRVPLLDKELMKVSEQVPTKYLINSKNTKYAFRQAAARHLPEEWYNREKLGFPVPIKDWLREEKYYKLVRNLFEQDFVSEFFQQDAILKMLDDNYTGKNDARRKIWTIFTFLTWYDVYFLHDGSKPEVRELATSTI, from the coding sequence ATGTGTGGAATCGTAGGCTTTATCAATCATGCCGATATTGAACAAAAGAATAAAACAATCAAAGAAATGATGGATACGATCATCCATCGCGGACCAAACAGTTCTGGACAGCATGTGGATGAAGGAGCTGCCTTAGGTTTTCGCCGTTTAAGTATCATCGATTTAGAAGGCGGAACACAACCGATCTATAACGAAGACGGAAAATTAGTGATCACTTTCAATGGTGAGATTTATAATTATCAAGCGATCAGAGAAGATTTGATCGCTAAAGGACATGTGTTTACCACACATGCCGATACGGAAGTATTGCTTCACGGATATGAAGAATATGGTGTTGAGCTGCTGCAAAAGATTCGCGGGATGTTCGCGTTCGTTATTTGGGACGCTGAAAAACAAGAATTATTCGGCGCGCGGGATCATTTTGGGATCAAACCCCTTTATTATACACAAATGAACGGAACATTCATGTACGGTTCAGAAATCAAGAGCTTTTTGAAACACCCTGATTTTGTTAAAGAATTGAACAAAGAAGCATTGAAACCTTATATGACTTTCCAATATTCAGCACTTGATGAAACATTTTTCAAAAATGTCTATCGTATCAAAGAAGGCCATTATTTTATTTATAAAGATGGAAAGTTGACGATCGAACAATATTGGGACGTAAAAGAAAAAGAAACCAATTTAACATTGGAAGAAACAGTGGATCTGATCGATGAAACCGTTGTGGAATCCATCAATGCCCACCGAATCGCTGATGTTGAAGTAGGTGCCTTTCTTTCATCCGGTGTCGATTCAAGTTACGTGACATCTGTCTTGCGTCCGGAACATTCTTATTCGATCGGTTTTGGTGACAAAACTTACAACGAATCAGTAGAAGCGAAAAAACTTACTGATATGATCGGATTGAACAACACTGCACGAGTGGTTACCGGGGAAGAAGCGTTTGAATATTTCCCGATCATCCAATATCATTTGGATGAACCAGATTCTAATCCTTCTTGTGTACCATTGTATTTCTTAGCAGAATTAGCCAGCCGGGATGTACGGGTGGTCTTGAGTGGTGAAGGCGCTGATGAATTATTTGCCGGCTATCAAGCTTATGGGATGAATAGTCATTCCAAAGTGGTCAAAGTCGTAGCTGAAGGATTGAAGAAGTTGCCAAAAGGAATGCGTTATAAATTGGCAAAAGGCTTTAAAGGAAAAACGTTCCATGGTGCGCTTCATCTATATACATCATTGGCACCAGCAGAAGAATTTTTCATCGGCCAAGCGAAAGTCTTTGAAGAATCTGAAGCGGTGGATATTTTGCAACCGACTTACCAAGGAAGTCCTTCTGTCAAAGAAATCGTCGATGTCCATTATCAAAAAGTCCAAGATATGTCTGAGATCAAAAAGATGCAATACTTGGATATGCACCAGTGGATGCCGAAAGATATCTTGTTGAAAGCCGATAAATTGTCGATGGCCAGTTCATTGGAATTACGGGTTCCTCTATTGGACAAAGAATTGATGAAAGTTTCTGAACAAGTCCCAACCAAATACTTGATCAATTCTAAAAATACGAAATATGCTTTCCGCCAAGCAGCAGCACGTCACTTACCAGAAGAATGGTACAATCGGGAAAAATTAGGTTTTCCAGTACCGATCAAAGACTGGTTGCGAGAAGAAAAATACTATAAATTGGTGCGTAATCTGTTTGAACAAGATTTCGTTTCTGAATTTTTCCAACAAGACGCGATCTTGAAAATGCTGGATGACAACTATACAGGAAAGAATGATGCTCGCCGCAAAATCTGGACGATCTTTACATTCCTGACTTGGTATGATGTCTACTTCCTGCATGACGGCAGCAAACCTGAAGTAAGAGAATTGGCAACAAGTACTATTTAA
- a CDS encoding thioredoxin family protein yields MYHAATIEDVRQKIADESIAIVYISMPNCSVCVSVKPQLVERFDTKVPIIHADAAEIPEVAGEFQVLTAPAVLLYVDQKEVHREARFIDFHKLEELVENYSNISGTVDYDELFK; encoded by the coding sequence ATGTATCACGCAGCAACAATCGAAGACGTTCGCCAAAAAATCGCTGATGAATCGATTGCTATCGTCTATATTTCTATGCCGAATTGCAGTGTCTGTGTTTCTGTCAAACCACAATTGGTAGAGCGATTCGATACAAAAGTCCCTATCATCCACGCCGATGCTGCAGAGATACCTGAAGTCGCCGGCGAATTCCAAGTACTGACCGCTCCAGCAGTTTTGCTTTATGTAGATCAAAAGGAAGTCCACCGTGAAGCACGCTTCATTGATTTCCATAAATTGGAAGAGCTTGTGGAAAACTATTCAAATATTTCCGGAACGGTCGATTATGACGAACTGTTCAAATAA
- the ald gene encoding alanine dehydrogenase: MKIGILKEIKNNENRVALPPTGVDELIHAGHTVLVEKGAGEGSGIPDEKYQAVGAQLVSASEAWAADLVIKVKEPLPEEYQYFRPGLILFTYLHLAANKELTQELVAKGVTGIAYENVQLSDGSLPLLAPMSEIAGRMAAQIGAQLLERSNGGKGILLGGVPGVRRGHVVIIGGGVAGTNAAKIALGLGAQVTILDVDLSRLKELDAQFQGQVQTLFSSSLNIEESLQTADLVIGAVLLPGHKAPTLVTRHMVEKMPEKSVIVDIAIDQGGIFETGDQVATHDDPTYIRENVIHYAVANMPGSVPQTATYALSNATIYYARLLADSPLLEVFENHAALANAVNTYDGKLTLQAVAKDLELAYTPLNELIK, encoded by the coding sequence ATGAAAATAGGAATCTTAAAAGAAATCAAAAATAACGAGAACCGTGTTGCTTTGCCGCCAACAGGAGTGGATGAATTGATCCATGCCGGTCACACAGTCTTGGTGGAAAAAGGCGCCGGAGAAGGTTCAGGGATTCCTGACGAAAAGTACCAAGCAGTTGGTGCCCAGCTGGTCTCTGCATCAGAAGCTTGGGCAGCAGACTTAGTGATCAAAGTCAAAGAACCGCTGCCGGAAGAATATCAGTATTTCCGTCCCGGATTGATCTTATTCACTTATTTGCATTTAGCCGCTAATAAAGAGCTGACACAGGAACTGGTAGCCAAAGGTGTTACCGGGATCGCTTATGAGAATGTCCAGCTATCCGACGGTTCATTACCGCTTCTCGCCCCTATGAGTGAAATTGCCGGTCGTATGGCAGCACAAATCGGGGCACAGCTTTTAGAACGTTCAAATGGCGGGAAAGGAATCTTGCTAGGTGGTGTGCCGGGCGTTAGACGCGGACATGTAGTAATTATCGGCGGCGGTGTTGCCGGTACGAATGCCGCAAAAATCGCATTGGGTCTGGGAGCGCAAGTTACGATCTTAGATGTTGACCTGTCACGATTGAAAGAACTTGACGCGCAATTTCAAGGGCAAGTCCAGACCCTTTTTTCCAGCTCGCTGAATATCGAAGAAAGTTTACAGACTGCTGATTTAGTGATCGGAGCGGTCCTGCTTCCAGGTCACAAGGCGCCTACTTTAGTAACTCGACATATGGTAGAAAAAATGCCTGAAAAATCAGTGATCGTCGATATCGCTATCGATCAAGGAGGAATCTTTGAAACCGGCGATCAAGTAGCTACCCACGATGATCCTACCTATATCCGTGAAAATGTCATTCATTATGCTGTCGCTAATATGCCCGGATCAGTTCCCCAAACCGCTACATATGCACTTAGCAATGCGACGATTTATTACGCTCGTTTATTAGCCGATTCACCACTTCTTGAGGTGTTTGAAAACCATGCCGCATTAGCAAATGCCGTCAATACTTATGATGGCAAGCTGACATTGCAGGCAGTCGCTAAAGATTTGGAACTTGCGTATACGCCATTAAATGAATTGATCAAATAA